From the genome of Vitis riparia cultivar Riparia Gloire de Montpellier isolate 1030 chromosome 2, EGFV_Vit.rip_1.0, whole genome shotgun sequence:
ATTAAGTTCATATTAGTTTGGTTAAACATAGGTTGGTTAGGTTGATAgaatcatatattttaaaattcttttataattcttttaaataacttttttttctatatatttatataaaaatttaaatataaaataggataaaattttaaaatagtaataaaaaagtaaaaataaataaatttatatatctttctaaaataatgaaaaagtacatgatataatataatttgatatttttttctcaaaaatttttaaaaatgaatattattatataagataatatgcattataaatactataaaaacattaaattggtACGGGTTAGATTTTAGTTACCTAAATCTTAGCTTGAACCTAactcaaattaaactcatgtTGAAAAAAGATAATTCAAGTCCAACCTgagtattgaaaattattatacaaaCTCCATCCAAAACATCAAGTTGGATTTGAATTGGATTAGACCAATCCGTTCAAGTTATAACCCTAAATGAAATCTACATTGTTAGATAAGGatgcaaataaataattttgtcatATTGGTTGAAATTTACTCATCGAAAGTTTACTAGTTGAATGAATAGTTGATGTATTTTTTAAGACAGAAAGTAAACCAATTTCCAAGGATGCTCCAAAAATTTCAACTAGGTACTAGTAAGTAGTAATTAaggaaaatgtatttatatatttagttatttataatcattgttaatttttaattaaaaatgtggtttttttttttcttcactttctctacttttaaaatagagagagaaagtaatAAAACACATATaatgaagattaaaaaaaaatttggataaGGCTCTCAAAAATTGGATAAGGCTCTCAAACTGGTGGAGAAATTAGTAAAAGGGTAACCACTTACCTGATGATTCTTTGTGGCTGCAGCCAGGTGGAGAAGAGTGTTTCCTTCAACATCCCTGGAGTTTAAAATCGCCAAATTGGTGCTCTGCTTCAGCCCTCCCACCAATGTTCTAAGAGATTCAAACCGGTTGTTTCCTATCGCCTTATGCAGGGCAGTTTCGCTCCCTGCTTCACCTCTGCAACACATAGTGGATAAGCAAAGAGAAGGACCCTAATAATTTCAGTTCTACCTCTAATGGAAGCACAGTGAAGGGGAGTCACCCCATCTCTTCCCTTGACGCAGCAAAGCTCATGACTAATTTCCATAACCTTGACATGGCCATTTGCAGCAGCCAAGTGCATGGGGCTATATCCATGTTGGTTCAGCTCTTTTGCATACTTCCCCACATTGGATTTATGCTTAGGAGTTCCTTCACAAATCAAGGTTTCCTAACATGGAGGCTATGTGCAGAGAGTTATATGCACTGGCGGTAGCAACGCCCTCCAGGAGAATAGGGTCACTTTCCAGGAGCTTGAGCAGAGCCCTGATATTCCCAACTCTTGCAGCCTTGAACAACACCTGATTTACTTGAATTTGGAGTAGCAAAAGCCAATTTCTGCAAATTTTGTCAAGAAAATCGATTTTCATTTtcgttattttgtttttgaaaagagTTGATATATAAACTCTTGCAAACTCGATCAATATCCTTTGCAACTTGAGTTTTTTAGCTGCCAAAATCACATTCAGACAGAGAGTTGACTCGTCCCAACGCTCTCTCCAATCATCAAATACTTATGAAGGCAAGATTTAAAATTGAAGGAGAGTATGATTTATAACAAGAAGGTTTCTTCTGAATTTCCACTTTCTTAGTcatgttgatgatattgaaTACAATTACCATCTACTTGTATCATAGTGGTGATTGAATATCatgcaaaaaaaattcaacatctAATCTTCACTTAGAATCTCAAAGATGGTTCAAATATAGTAAAATTAATAGTAAAACTTGATTGTTTTTTGTATCATATGCAGCTTTCACATTGATCATAGTTCATGATTCTGTCTTGACAACCCCAATTTCTCATCAGGCCAATAATTTATACTATTTATCATGCATTGACGAAGCAGCCAAACAACTAGTCGCattatataataagaatttTCAACATCAAAACAGCATTTATATAGTATTTTTACAGTGATTATCTCCTGGTAAATAGCAAATAGCAAGCATCCACATATATAAAGTTTTGAACGACAAATCGATTAGAATTACATCCACAAAAGATGCCAAATTCTTTATCATTTGATTGTACATATATCCCAAACTGTATGTAATTGATTGCAGTGGTTGGTGCTCTCACCTATCCGTCTTGTGCAATTGTAAACACGCAACTGTGGCTCCATGATATTAGTATTATGCACTCGCATGGCGCCTATAGGCACCTGAACTCAGTCTATGCTGCTTAATTCTGGCTTTTACGAGTCTGAAGATGTATATTGCTAAAGGCATCATGATGGAGAGCGCAATGAAGGTGCGTCTTATGGGCCCTTGTGGGACAAGTGTGATCATTGCAGTGTCATAGGTAACCACCATTGCAAATACAGTAACAAACAACTCAAATTTCAAGGGGAAATTATAAGTGAGTACGTCAATCATATTCAAGGACACAAAGAACCCTGCAGTATTGGCAACCATGAACAACACAAAAGCGGAGGAATTGGTTGCTAGAAGGGCTTCACCAGGAGGCTCTAGCCCTGCCTGGTAGGTTGCTGTGGCCATTAGTACAGCCACCACCAGCAATGCATTTCGGACCTCGCCCGGATTATCCCTGTCCCCCTGAAATCCAAAGTAACTCTCCAGGTCATTTATCCCTTCTCTAGCCACTTCGTGAGGTAGAGTTGGGGCGACTTGATCACG
Proteins encoded in this window:
- the LOC117907372 gene encoding uncharacterized protein LOC117907372 — its product is MRLLGRLGAARAQDSNPIAPANLDTRDQVAPTLPHEVAREGINDLESYFGFQGDRDNPGEVRNALLVVAVLMATATYQAGLEPPGEALLATNSSAFVLFMVANTAGFFVSLNMIDVLTYNFPLKFELFVTVFAMVVTYDTAMITLVPQGPIRRTFIALSIMMPLAIYIFRLVKARIKQHRLSSGAYRRHASA